Proteins encoded in a region of the Balaenoptera ricei isolate mBalRic1 chromosome 19, mBalRic1.hap2, whole genome shotgun sequence genome:
- the CA5A gene encoding carbonic anhydrase 5A, mitochondrial isoform X2, producing MENMHAFWKGPASVPGGARQSPINIRWKDSVYDPRLKPLRVSYDSAACLYVWNTGYLFQVEFDDSAEGSGISGGPLENHYRLKQFHFHWGAVNEWGSEHTVDDHVYPAELHLVHWNAVKYQNYTEAVMGEDGLAVVGVFLKLGARHEALQKLVAVLPDIKHKDARAALGPFQPSCLLPACRDYWTYPGSLTTPPLSESVTWIIHKKPTEVAQDQLAAFRSLMFSALGEEEKTMVNNYRPLQPLMKREVRSSFQPLKMVQDPKFTTSKLTGRTDFNKRKCCFPGFVF from the exons tGCACGCCTTCTGGAAGGGCCCGGCCTCCGTGCCAGGGGGCGCCCGGCAGTCCCCCATCAACATCCGCTGGAAGGACAGCGTCTACGACCCCCGGCTAAAGCCCCTCAGGGTCTCCTACGACTCGGCCGCCTGCCTCTACGTCTGGAACACCGGATACCTCTTCCAGGTGGAATTCGACGACTCCGCCGAGGGGTCAG GAATTAGTGGTGGCCCCTTGGAAAACCACTACAGACTAAAGCAGTTCCACTTCCACTGGGGAGCAGTGAACGAGTGGGGCTCAGAGCACACGGTGGACGATCACGTGTACCCGGCGGAG CTGCATCTAGTTCACTGGAACGCTGTGAAATACCAAAACTACACAGAAGCCGTGATGGGAGAGGACGGCTTGGCGGTGGTGGGCGTGTTTTTAAAG CTGGGGGCCCGCCACGAGGCGCTGCAGAAGCTGGTGGCAGTCTTGCCGGACATAAAGCACAAG GACGCGCGGGCGGCCCTGGGCCCCTTCCAGCCCTCCTGCCTGCTGCCCGCCTGCCGGGACTACTGGACGTATCCGGGCTCCCTGACCACGCCTCCGCTCTCTGAGTCGGTCACCTGGATCATCCACAAGAAGCCCACTGAGGTGGCTCAGGACCAG CTGGCCGCGTTTCGCTCGCTCATGTTTTCTGCACTTGGTGAAGAAGAGAAGACGATGGTGAACAACTACCGCCCACTTCAGCCCCTGATGAAGCGGGAGGTCCGTTCATCCTTCCAGCCACTGAAGATGGTGCAGGATCCTAAATTCACTACATCCAAGCTAACGGGTAGAACTGACTTTAACAAGAGAAAGTGTTGTTTCCCAGGCTTCGTGTTCTGA
- the CA5A gene encoding carbonic anhydrase 5A, mitochondrial isoform X3: MENMHAFWKGPASVPGGARQSPINIRWKDSVYDPRLKPLRVSYDSAACLYVWNTGYLFQVEFDDSAEGSGISGGPLENHYRLKQFHFHWGAVNEWGSEHTVDDHVYPAELHLVHWNAVKYQNYTEAVMGEDGLAVVGVFLKLGARHEALQKLVAVLPDIKHKDARAALGPFQPSCLLPACRDYWTYPGSLTTPPLSESVTWIIHKKPTEVAQDQLAAFRSLMFSALGEEEKTMVNNYRPLQPLMKREH, from the exons tGCACGCCTTCTGGAAGGGCCCGGCCTCCGTGCCAGGGGGCGCCCGGCAGTCCCCCATCAACATCCGCTGGAAGGACAGCGTCTACGACCCCCGGCTAAAGCCCCTCAGGGTCTCCTACGACTCGGCCGCCTGCCTCTACGTCTGGAACACCGGATACCTCTTCCAGGTGGAATTCGACGACTCCGCCGAGGGGTCAG GAATTAGTGGTGGCCCCTTGGAAAACCACTACAGACTAAAGCAGTTCCACTTCCACTGGGGAGCAGTGAACGAGTGGGGCTCAGAGCACACGGTGGACGATCACGTGTACCCGGCGGAG CTGCATCTAGTTCACTGGAACGCTGTGAAATACCAAAACTACACAGAAGCCGTGATGGGAGAGGACGGCTTGGCGGTGGTGGGCGTGTTTTTAAAG CTGGGGGCCCGCCACGAGGCGCTGCAGAAGCTGGTGGCAGTCTTGCCGGACATAAAGCACAAG GACGCGCGGGCGGCCCTGGGCCCCTTCCAGCCCTCCTGCCTGCTGCCCGCCTGCCGGGACTACTGGACGTATCCGGGCTCCCTGACCACGCCTCCGCTCTCTGAGTCGGTCACCTGGATCATCCACAAGAAGCCCACTGAGGTGGCTCAGGACCAG CTGGCCGCGTTTCGCTCGCTCATGTTTTCTGCACTTGGTGAAGAAGAGAAGACGATGGTGAACAACTACCGCCCACTTCAGCCCCTGATGAAGCGGGAG catTAA
- the CA5A gene encoding carbonic anhydrase 5A, mitochondrial isoform X1 — MLRLLGSGRSHPKSSGLSVLVKQMWGTLRSHPLRLERWCSQGPCVQRKRNDALHAFWKGPASVPGGARQSPINIRWKDSVYDPRLKPLRVSYDSAACLYVWNTGYLFQVEFDDSAEGSGISGGPLENHYRLKQFHFHWGAVNEWGSEHTVDDHVYPAELHLVHWNAVKYQNYTEAVMGEDGLAVVGVFLKLGARHEALQKLVAVLPDIKHKDARAALGPFQPSCLLPACRDYWTYPGSLTTPPLSESVTWIIHKKPTEVAQDQLAAFRSLMFSALGEEEKTMVNNYRPLQPLMKREVRSSFQPLKMVQDPKFTTSKLTGRTDFNKRKCCFPGFVF, encoded by the exons ATGCTCAGGCTCCTGGGGTCAGGCAGGAGTCATCCGAAATCCTCAGGTCTCTCCGTCCTGGTCAAGCAGATGTGGGGGACCCTCCGCAGTCACCCACTGAGGCTGGAGCGATGGTGCTCTCAGGGTCCCTGTGTACAGAGAAAGAGGAATGATGCTT tGCACGCCTTCTGGAAGGGCCCGGCCTCCGTGCCAGGGGGCGCCCGGCAGTCCCCCATCAACATCCGCTGGAAGGACAGCGTCTACGACCCCCGGCTAAAGCCCCTCAGGGTCTCCTACGACTCGGCCGCCTGCCTCTACGTCTGGAACACCGGATACCTCTTCCAGGTGGAATTCGACGACTCCGCCGAGGGGTCAG GAATTAGTGGTGGCCCCTTGGAAAACCACTACAGACTAAAGCAGTTCCACTTCCACTGGGGAGCAGTGAACGAGTGGGGCTCAGAGCACACGGTGGACGATCACGTGTACCCGGCGGAG CTGCATCTAGTTCACTGGAACGCTGTGAAATACCAAAACTACACAGAAGCCGTGATGGGAGAGGACGGCTTGGCGGTGGTGGGCGTGTTTTTAAAG CTGGGGGCCCGCCACGAGGCGCTGCAGAAGCTGGTGGCAGTCTTGCCGGACATAAAGCACAAG GACGCGCGGGCGGCCCTGGGCCCCTTCCAGCCCTCCTGCCTGCTGCCCGCCTGCCGGGACTACTGGACGTATCCGGGCTCCCTGACCACGCCTCCGCTCTCTGAGTCGGTCACCTGGATCATCCACAAGAAGCCCACTGAGGTGGCTCAGGACCAG CTGGCCGCGTTTCGCTCGCTCATGTTTTCTGCACTTGGTGAAGAAGAGAAGACGATGGTGAACAACTACCGCCCACTTCAGCCCCTGATGAAGCGGGAGGTCCGTTCATCCTTCCAGCCACTGAAGATGGTGCAGGATCCTAAATTCACTACATCCAAGCTAACGGGTAGAACTGACTTTAACAAGAGAAAGTGTTGTTTCCCAGGCTTCGTGTTCTGA